The Deltaproteobacteria bacterium genomic sequence CTGCGCCGATATCGATTTCAACGGGGCTCTGCTGAAGGTCAGGGGGAAGGGTAAAAAGGAAAGGATCGTTCCCGTCGGGGCCGAGGCCCTGGAGTCCATGGCCGCTTATCGGGATCGGGAGCGCGTGGAACCCCTGCCGGAGGAGTCGCGGGGTCCGGAGGATCCCTTTTTCACAAACCCGAAGGGACGGCGTCTGAGCCCGAGAACGATTTCCCGTATCGTCGATGACGTGGCCGCCCGGGGAGGGGTGAATCGGAAAATCACGCCTCACGTATTCCGCCACACCTTCGCCACACACCTCCTGGACGGGGGGGCCGATCTTCGGGTGATCCAGGAAATGCTGGGCCACGAGAGCCTGTCCACGACACAGAAGTACACATCCGTGAGCGTGGCGAAACTCGTGAAAATATACGACGCGGCCCATCCCCGATCGAGGAGGGATGGCAAGAAAAATGAATAGCAGACGCCGTACCGGCGCGGGGAGTTGAAATCATGCAGATAAGAGGGACGACCATCCTGGCGGTGCGCGGGGAGGGACGGGTCACCGTGGCAGGTGACGGGCAGGTGACGTTCGATGTAACGGTTTTGAAACACGGGGCGCGGAAAGTGCGCCGCCTTTACAACGACCAGGTCATCGTCGGCTTCGCCGGCGCGACGGCGGACGCCTTCACCCTGTTCGATCGCTTCGATCAGAAACTCGAACAGTACAAGGGGAATCTTCTGAGGGCATCCGTGGAATTGACGAAAGACTGGCGGACCGACCGGGTTCTGCGCCATCTGGAAGCGCTCATGATCGCCGTGAGCCGGGATCATTTTCTCATGATCTCCGGAAACGGTGATGTCATCGAATCGGACGACGAGGTCATGGCCATCGGTTCCGGCGGCCCTTACGCCCTGGCCGCGGCGAGGGCTCTCATCCGCCATTCGGACCTGTCGTCCTCTGAAATCGCTCTGGCGGCCATGAAAATCGCCGCGGAGATCTGCATCTATACGAACGACAACATCACGATTGAGGAACTGGACTTGTCGGAGGAACCGCCTCAGAACGTCAAAAACCTCAGGAACAGGAAGAAAGGATCGCAGGGTTAGGTATAATGTCATCAAACGTATTGACGCCACGAATGATCGTGGAGAAACTGGATCAGCATATCATCGGCCAGGACGAGGCCAAACGGGCCGTCGCCATCGCCCTTCGCAACCGCTGGAGGCGGCAGAATGTACGGAAGGATCTGGCGGAGGAAATATCACCGAAAAACATCATCATGATGGGCCCCACCGGGGTCGGCAAGACCGAGATCGCCCGCCGCCTGGCGAAGCTCGACAATTCGCCCTTTCTGAAGGTCGAGGCGTCGAAGTTTACCGAAGTCGGTTATGTGGGGCGCGACGTCGAGTCGATGATCCGCGATCTCGTGGATACGACCATCGGCATGGTCCGGGTGGAGGAACAGGAAAAGGTCCGGGCCAAGGCCGCCGAGAACGCGGAGGAGCGGATTCTCGACATCCTCTTGCCCCTCAGGCAGGCGGAAAAACCGGAGAGCGCCGTCCCGGCCATGCAGGATTCCAGAGACTTCGCCACGGCGGAATCGCTGCCCATGTCGGACACGACCCGGGAGAAACTCCGAAAACTCCTCCACGACGGGCGTCTCGACAACCGGCTGGTGGACATCGAAACGGTCGAGGCCCGTCAGGGACCGATGATCGAGGTCTTTTCCTCCTCCGGCGTGGAGGACATGGGTTTGAACATCAAGGAGATGTTCGGGAACTTCTTCCCCCAGAAGAAAAAAAAGGTCCGCATGAAGGTTCCTGAGGCCATGGAAGTTCTCAAGGAGGAGGAGGCCCAGCATCTGGTCGACATGGAAAAGGTCACCCGGATCGCCCTGGATCGGGTGGAACAGTCCGGTATCATCTTCCTGGACGAGATCGACAAGATCGTCGGGGCCGACAATCCCCAGGGGCCCGATGTATCCCGTGAGGGGGTCCAGCGGGACCTGCTGCCCATTGTCGAGGGTTCGAATGTCAACACGAAATACGGCATGGTGAAAACGGACCACATCCTGTTCATCGCCGCCGGCGCTTTCAGCGCCTCCAAACCCTCCGACCTGATTCCGGAGCTGCAGGGGCGTTTCCCCATTCGGGTGGAACTCAATTCCCTGGGCAAGGAGGAGTTCATCAGGATCCTGCAGGAGCCGAACAACGCCCTGATCAAGCAGTATATCGAGATGATGGCGACGGAGCATGTCGTCCTGTCGTTTACGGAAGAGGCCATCGCGGAAATCGCTGAATATGCGACCCTCGTCAACGAACGCACGGAAAATATCGGCGCCCGCCGGCTGTACACGATCATGGAGACCCTCCTGGAGGATATTTCCTTCGACGCCCCCGACCTGGAGATAAGGGAACTGGTCATCGACGAGCAGTACGTCGCTGAAAAACTGGGGGACGTCATCGAGGACGAGGATCTGAGCCGGTACATCCTGTAGGCGGGGTGGGGCGCGGCGAAACATGAGAGGGAGAAGAAACGATGAACAATGTTGAAATATCGATGGAGCGGGCCGACATTCTGCTCGAGGCGCTTCCCTATATCCGGCGTTTTTACAACAAGACCATCGTCGTCAAGTACGGCGGCCATGCCATGGTTGACAATGTCCTGAAGGACAGCTTCGCCCGTGACCTGGTTTTGATGAGGTATATCGGCATCCACCCCGTGGTCGTTCACGGAGGGGGGCCGCAGATCGGGGATTTTTTGAAAAAGGTCGGGAAGGATTCGCGGTTTATCCGGGGGATGCGGGTCACCGACGAAGAGACCATGAGCATTGTGGAAATGGTCCTCGTGGGGTCCGTGAACAAGGAAATTGTCGGGATGATGAACCGTCACGGCGGCAAGGCCGTCGGCCTGAGCGGCAAGGACGGCAACCTGATCGAGGCGGAAAAGTACTACCTCAGCGAGGAAAAGGCGAAGGATACGCCGCCGGAGATCATCGACATCGGGCTGGTCGGGAAGGTGACCTCCATCAACGCCGAACTGATCCGTTCCCTGGTGCGTGACGGTTTCATACCCGTCATCGCCCCCACCGGCGTCGGCGCCGGGGGAGAAACCTACAACATCAACGCCGATCTCGTGGCGGGGGCCGTCGCGGCGGCCCTGAAGGCGGAAAAGCTCGTTCTCCTCACCGACGTCCCCGGCGTCATGGACGAGAAGAACGAACTGATCAACACGATGGACCGGCTCCAGGGGCTGCGCTTGATCGACGAGGGGGTGATCGGGGGGGGCATGTTCCCG encodes the following:
- the hslV gene encoding ATP-dependent protease subunit HslV, producing MQIRGTTILAVRGEGRVTVAGDGQVTFDVTVLKHGARKVRRLYNDQVIVGFAGATADAFTLFDRFDQKLEQYKGNLLRASVELTKDWRTDRVLRHLEALMIAVSRDHFLMISGNGDVIESDDEVMAIGSGGPYALAAARALIRHSDLSSSEIALAAMKIAAEICIYTNDNITIEELDLSEEPPQNVKNLRNRKKGSQG
- the hslU gene encoding ATP-dependent protease ATPase subunit HslU, which gives rise to MSSNVLTPRMIVEKLDQHIIGQDEAKRAVAIALRNRWRRQNVRKDLAEEISPKNIIMMGPTGVGKTEIARRLAKLDNSPFLKVEASKFTEVGYVGRDVESMIRDLVDTTIGMVRVEEQEKVRAKAAENAEERILDILLPLRQAEKPESAVPAMQDSRDFATAESLPMSDTTREKLRKLLHDGRLDNRLVDIETVEARQGPMIEVFSSSGVEDMGLNIKEMFGNFFPQKKKKVRMKVPEAMEVLKEEEAQHLVDMEKVTRIALDRVEQSGIIFLDEIDKIVGADNPQGPDVSREGVQRDLLPIVEGSNVNTKYGMVKTDHILFIAAGAFSASKPSDLIPELQGRFPIRVELNSLGKEEFIRILQEPNNALIKQYIEMMATEHVVLSFTEEAIAEIAEYATLVNERTENIGARRLYTIMETLLEDISFDAPDLEIRELVIDEQYVAEKLGDVIEDEDLSRYIL
- the argB gene encoding acetylglutamate kinase, encoding MNNVEISMERADILLEALPYIRRFYNKTIVVKYGGHAMVDNVLKDSFARDLVLMRYIGIHPVVVHGGGPQIGDFLKKVGKDSRFIRGMRVTDEETMSIVEMVLVGSVNKEIVGMMNRHGGKAVGLSGKDGNLIEAEKYYLSEEKAKDTPPEIIDIGLVGKVTSINAELIRSLVRDGFIPVIAPTGVGAGGETYNINADLVAGAVAAALKAEKLVLLTDVPGVMDEKNELINTMDRLQGLRLIDEGVIGGGMFPKVKCCLKALKGGVGKSHIIDGRLKHAVLLEMFTDRGIGTEIVEA